A single Amphiprion ocellaris isolate individual 3 ecotype Okinawa chromosome 15, ASM2253959v1, whole genome shotgun sequence DNA region contains:
- the LOC111583192 gene encoding zinc finger protein 358-like: MPKQGSRHCLGTLPLQKLGTVQQTGSSVTSVETVSRFPDERRRAAAAPTQLHLILSSAQYIDGPHMAHCCCLQTDTTRGPPVEDLDPPVEDLDPPAEDLDPPVEDLDPPVEDLDPPAEDLDPPVEDLDPPVEDVDPPAEDMDPPVEDLDPPSKPPVEVLASRPSEEDRTPPPPPRTSSVPGPPQEPPTHAAARLEDATAGLPDFQEPDCLPVLQPGTVSFLAAAAVIPQVQSAGVRLPR, from the exons ATGCCGAAGCAGGGATCCAGACACTGTCTCGGAACACTTCCTCTCCAAAAGCTCGGCACTGTCCAGCAAACTGGCTCCAGCGTAACATCAGTAGAAACAG TGTCCCGGTTCCCTGATGAGAGACGCAGAGCAGCTGCTGCACCGACTCAGCTGCATCTCATTCTGTCATCAGCACAGTATATAGACGGGCCCCACATGGCTCATTGTTGCTGCCTCCAGACAGACACCACCAGAGGTCCTCCTGTAGAGGACCTGGATCCCCCGGTAGAGGACCTGGATCCCCCGGCAGAGGACCTGGATCCCCCGGTAGAGGACCTGGATCCCCCGGTAGAGGACCTGGATCCCCCGGCAGAGGACCTGGATCCCCCAGTAGAGGACCTGGATCCCCCAGTAGAGGACGTGGATCCCCCGGCAGAGGACATGGATCCCCCGGTAGAGGACCTGGATCCCCCCAGCAAACCTCCGGTTGAGGTTCTTGCTAGCCGTCCTTCAGAAGAGGACAGGACCCCCCCGCCTCCTCCTCGGACCAGCTCCGTTCCCGGCCCTCCCCAGGAGCCGCCGACGCACGCAGCCGCACGGCTCGAGGACGCGACCGCCGGACTGCCGGACTTCCAGGAGCCCGACTGCCTCCCTGTTCTGCAGCCAGGAACGGTGTCGTTCCTGGCTGCAGCTGCCGTGATCCCCCAGGTGCAGAGTGCCGGCGTGCGCCTCCCCCGTTAG